From Terriglobia bacterium, one genomic window encodes:
- a CDS encoding NAD(P)-dependent oxidoreductase encodes MAESVGFIGLGIMGEPMALNLVKADYQVSVYNRTHKKTQPLERAGARVASTPAEAARNADFVMSIVSDSSASDEIIAGKEGVLQTLKPGAIVIDSATISPVVSRRLACATAGKKANFLDAPVTGSKQGAEKGELTFMIGGERETFERALPLLKVLGKKHIYCGAHGAGLSAKLAQNVIQSTMIEVFCEGFVLAAKSGVRPEVMMEIVQNSLARAALTDFKAPFIFKGDFTPYFPLKWMHKDVTLAMEAAFAAGVPMPVTAAVKEVYASARAQGKGDLDYAAVITFLEELAGVKVRSTDEG; translated from the coding sequence GGGCGAGCCCATGGCGTTGAATCTGGTCAAGGCCGATTATCAGGTCAGCGTCTACAACCGGACTCACAAAAAGACCCAGCCTCTCGAGCGGGCCGGGGCCCGCGTGGCCTCGACCCCCGCAGAGGCTGCCCGAAACGCCGACTTCGTAATGAGTATCGTCAGCGATTCCTCAGCTTCCGACGAAATCATCGCGGGCAAAGAGGGCGTTCTCCAGACGCTGAAGCCCGGCGCCATCGTGATCGATTCTGCCACCATTAGCCCCGTGGTCAGCCGCAGACTGGCCTGCGCAACGGCCGGGAAGAAAGCGAACTTCCTGGATGCCCCGGTCACGGGAAGCAAACAGGGCGCCGAGAAAGGCGAACTGACTTTCATGATCGGCGGCGAGCGGGAGACGTTCGAGAGGGCGTTGCCGTTGTTGAAAGTGCTGGGCAAAAAGCATATCTATTGCGGTGCGCATGGGGCGGGCCTTTCCGCCAAGCTGGCGCAGAACGTCATCCAATCCACCATGATTGAAGTTTTCTGCGAAGGGTTTGTGCTGGCTGCAAAATCCGGCGTGCGGCCGGAGGTGATGATGGAGATCGTGCAGAACAGCCTGGCCCGCGCCGCGCTGACGGACTTCAAGGCGCCGTTCATTTTCAAAGGCGATTTTACGCCCTACTTCCCTCTCAAGTGGATGCACAAAGACGTTACGCTGGCCATGGAAGCAGCCTTCGCGGCGGGCGTGCCGATGCCGGTAACCGCGGCCGTCAAGGAGGTATATGCTTCCGCGCGCGCGCAGGGCAAAGGCGATCTGGATTACGCCGCCGTCATAACCTTCCTTGAAGAACTTGCGGGCGTAAAAGTCCGCTCGACTGATGAGGGATAG